In one window of Arctopsyche grandis isolate Sample6627 chromosome 6, ASM5162203v2, whole genome shotgun sequence DNA:
- the stck gene encoding LIM zinc finger domain containing stck isoform X1: MPGIFDMSLENMFCKRCEEGFEPSEKIVNTNGELWHTQCFVCAQCFRVFQDGIFYEFEGRKYCEHDFQVLFAPCCGKCGEFVIGRVIKAMGASWHADCFGCADCGTLLADAGFVRYLGRALCHTCNARARAAQLNTYMCHKCHGIIDGEPLRFRGEVYHGYHFTCTTCNVELDHTAREVKSRAGYASNDMNELYCLRCHDKMGIPICGACRRPIEERVVTALGKHWHVEHFVCAKCEKPFHGHRHYEKKGLAYCETHYHLLFGNLCFVCNQVIVGDVFTALNKAWCVHHFACTICDNKLNLKTKFYECDEKPVCKRCYERFPNELRRRLRRAHENTPKKSVS, from the exons AATATTCGATATGTCGCTCGAAAACATGTTTTGCAAGAGATGCGAGGAGGGCTTCGAGCCGAGTGAAAAAATCGTCAACACTAATGGAGAATTGTGGCACACTCAATGCTTTGT TTGTGCGCAATGCTTCCGAGTGTTCCAAGACGGAATATTCTACGAATTTGAAGGCCGCAAATATTGCGAACACGACTTTCAAGTCCTATTTGCTCCATGCTGTGGAAAATGCG GAGAATTTGTCATCGGACGTGTGATCAAAGCCATGGGAGCCAGCTGGCACGCCGACTGCTTCGGTTGTGCCGACTGCGGAACACTCCTTGCCGATGCTGGATTTGTACGCTATCTCGGCCGTGCTCTGTGTCACACTTGCAACGCTCGTGCAAGGGCTGCACAACTCAACACGTACATGTGCCACAAGTGCCA TGGAATTATCGACGGAGAGCCTCTACGTTTCCGCGGTGAAGTCTACCATGGTTATCACTTCACCTGTACtacttgtaatgtcgaattggATCATACTGCTAGAGAAGTGAAGAGCAGGGCTGGATATGCTTCCAACGACATG aATGAATTGTATTGCCTTCGTTGTCATGATAAAATGGGTATTCCCATTTGTGGAGCCTGCAGGCGTCCTATCGAAGAGCGTGTGGTGACAGCTCTCGGAAAGCATTGGCATGTTGAG cACTTTGTGTGTGCTAAATGCGAGAAGCCTTTCCATGGTCATCGTCATTATGAGAAGAAAGGTTTGGCGTATTGTGAAACTCACTATCATCTTTTATTCGGAAATTTGTGCTTCGTGTGCAATCAAGTAATCGTCGGAGATG TTTTTACTGCTTTGAACAAAGCGTGGTGCGTCCATCACTTTGCTTGTACCATTTGCGATAACAAGCTCAATTTGAAGACCAAGTTTTACGAGTGCGATGAGAAGCCCGTGTGTAAAAGATGCTATGAACGGTTTCCGAATGAGTTGAGACGTCGACTCCGACGTGCCCACGAAAATACACCAAAGAAGTCAGTCTCTTAA
- the stck gene encoding LIM zinc finger domain containing stck isoform X2 yields MSLENMFCKRCEEGFEPSEKIVNTNGELWHTQCFVCAQCFRVFQDGIFYEFEGRKYCEHDFQVLFAPCCGKCGEFVIGRVIKAMGASWHADCFGCADCGTLLADAGFVRYLGRALCHTCNARARAAQLNTYMCHKCHGIIDGEPLRFRGEVYHGYHFTCTTCNVELDHTAREVKSRAGYASNDMNELYCLRCHDKMGIPICGACRRPIEERVVTALGKHWHVEHFVCAKCEKPFHGHRHYEKKGLAYCETHYHLLFGNLCFVCNQVIVGDVFTALNKAWCVHHFACTICDNKLNLKTKFYECDEKPVCKRCYERFPNELRRRLRRAHENTPKKSVS; encoded by the exons ATGTCGCTCGAAAACATGTTTTGCAAGAGATGCGAGGAGGGCTTCGAGCCGAGTGAAAAAATCGTCAACACTAATGGAGAATTGTGGCACACTCAATGCTTTGT TTGTGCGCAATGCTTCCGAGTGTTCCAAGACGGAATATTCTACGAATTTGAAGGCCGCAAATATTGCGAACACGACTTTCAAGTCCTATTTGCTCCATGCTGTGGAAAATGCG GAGAATTTGTCATCGGACGTGTGATCAAAGCCATGGGAGCCAGCTGGCACGCCGACTGCTTCGGTTGTGCCGACTGCGGAACACTCCTTGCCGATGCTGGATTTGTACGCTATCTCGGCCGTGCTCTGTGTCACACTTGCAACGCTCGTGCAAGGGCTGCACAACTCAACACGTACATGTGCCACAAGTGCCA TGGAATTATCGACGGAGAGCCTCTACGTTTCCGCGGTGAAGTCTACCATGGTTATCACTTCACCTGTACtacttgtaatgtcgaattggATCATACTGCTAGAGAAGTGAAGAGCAGGGCTGGATATGCTTCCAACGACATG aATGAATTGTATTGCCTTCGTTGTCATGATAAAATGGGTATTCCCATTTGTGGAGCCTGCAGGCGTCCTATCGAAGAGCGTGTGGTGACAGCTCTCGGAAAGCATTGGCATGTTGAG cACTTTGTGTGTGCTAAATGCGAGAAGCCTTTCCATGGTCATCGTCATTATGAGAAGAAAGGTTTGGCGTATTGTGAAACTCACTATCATCTTTTATTCGGAAATTTGTGCTTCGTGTGCAATCAAGTAATCGTCGGAGATG TTTTTACTGCTTTGAACAAAGCGTGGTGCGTCCATCACTTTGCTTGTACCATTTGCGATAACAAGCTCAATTTGAAGACCAAGTTTTACGAGTGCGATGAGAAGCCCGTGTGTAAAAGATGCTATGAACGGTTTCCGAATGAGTTGAGACGTCGACTCCGACGTGCCCACGAAAATACACCAAAGAAGTCAGTCTCTTAA
- the ATP6AP2 gene encoding ATPase H(+)-transporting accessory protein 2 codes for MASFRSKWSQLLHLLVALSLANDVIGTGELFVLHSPKSLKFTGHELLHESLVKEVYSAALGFSIEHGPGWSGLMINDPFGSPEAVVEIFVDGISSIGSKGHLKGHKYPLITDYNEFNTWESLHRRITQRFPESGNKLVNINLSEGLGAVNEYKNIFGEVKAKVGKLSLNALKPKVNEEDYQFLQDLELLKAITEKVASGAIVPDNKVDFFYITVPSLHPLSDLHGAESAATKEAKILLSDAVSQLSQAFSDAYDGNVLVTLVVSDSSHTRRTRSLLQTTGGTAGDIDKLNIAKVYSAQFPVIFNIIFWFSIVLILTLIAVTYTIADMDPGRDSIIYRMTSNRMKKEN; via the exons ATGGCCAGCTTTCGCTCGAAATGGAGCCAGTTGCTGCACCTATTGGTGGCTCTCTCGCTCGCCAACGATG tcaTAGGCACCGGTGAGTTGTTTGTATTGCATAGTCCGAAATCTTTGAAGTTCACTGGACATGAATTATTACATGAAAGTCTAGTGAAAGAAGTTTATTCAGCTGCTCTCGGTTTCTCTATCGAACAT gGTCCCGGTTGGTCTggtttaatgattaatgatccTTTCGGTTCACCTGAAGCCGTCGTTGAAATATTTGTCGATGGAATATCTTCGATTGGTTCTAAG GGCCATTTGAAGGGTCACAAATATCCGCTGATCACAGATTACAATGAATTCAACACTTGGGAATCTCTTCACCGCAGAATAACTCAAAGGTTCCCTGAAAGTGGTAACAAATTAGTGAATATAAATCTCTCCGAAGGTCTCGGTGCT GTTAACGAATATAAGAATATTTTCGGCGAAGTTAAAGCTAAAGTTGGAAAATTATCGTTGAACGCTTTGAAGCCGAAAGTGAATGAAGAAGACTACCAATTTTTGCAAGATTTGGAATTATTGAAAGCAATCACagaaaag GTGGCATCGGGTGCAATAGTTCCTGACAACAAAGTTGACTTCTTTTACATTACCGTTCCATCTTTGCATCCCTTGTCTGATCTCCATGGTGCTGAATCGGCGGCTACCAAAGAAGCTAAAATATTGCTGA gtGATGCTGTGTCTCAATTGTCGCAAGCATTTTCTGATGCTTACGATGGAAATGTTTTGGTAACACTTGTGGTTAGCGATTCATCTCATACTCGACGCACTAGAAGTCTGCTTCAAACCACTGGCGGAACAGCTGGCGAT ATTGACAAATTAAACATTGCTAAAGTTTACTCAGCTCAGTTTCCAGTCATCTTCAATATAATATTCTGGTTTTCCATTGTATTAATTCTTACACTGATTGCTGTAACTTACACAATTGCAGATATGGATCCTGGAAGGGATTCAATCATATACCGTATGACTAGCAATCGTATGaagaaagaaaattaa